A window of Apium graveolens cultivar Ventura chromosome 8, ASM990537v1, whole genome shotgun sequence contains these coding sequences:
- the LOC141679773 gene encoding uncharacterized protein LOC141679773 yields the protein MLVKLGEDQKTDFASYFLKGDANYWWKSRKALEGEDIIAWDRFKELFLEKHFPCYVKNQMHIKFLELKHGSMSMTEYEAKFTELARFIPEQVNTEEKRAQRFLQGLRPWIRGQVAVFELTTYTAIVQKAMIIEEESEIPQKER from the coding sequence ATGCTTGTGAAACTAGGTGAAGACCaaaagactgattttgctagctaCTTCTTGAAAGGAGATGCGAATTATTGGTGGAAATCTAGGAaagctttagaaggtgaagacaTTATAGcctgggataggtttaaagagctatttttagagaaacattttccttGCTATGTGAAGAATCAGATGCATATCAAATTTCTGGAGCTGAAGCACGGAAGTATGTCCATGACAGAATAcgaagccaagtttactgaattggctagattTATTCCAGAACAAGTTAATACTGAGGAGAAACGAGCCCAAAGATTCCTACAgggattacgaccgtggatccgtggccaagttgcagtttttgagtTGACAACTTATACTGCCATAGTCCAGAAAGCCATGATCATTGAGGAAGAAAGCGAAATACCCCAAAAAGAAAGATAA